One part of the Peromyscus leucopus breed LL Stock chromosome 19, UCI_PerLeu_2.1, whole genome shotgun sequence genome encodes these proteins:
- the Srp19 gene encoding signal recognition particle 19 kDa protein, whose amino-acid sequence MACAAARSPADQDRFICIYPAYLNNKKTIAEGRRIPISKAVENPTATEIQDVCSAVGLNAFLEKNKMYSREWNRDVQYRGRVRVQLKQEDGSLCLVQFPSRKSVMLYVAEMIPKLKTRTQKTGGADPSLQQGEGSKKGKGKKKK is encoded by the exons ATGGCGTGCGCAGCCGCGCGGTCCCCGGCCGACCAGGACAG GTTTATTTGTATCTACCCCGCTTACTTAAATAATAAGAAGACCATAGCGGAGGGGAGGCGGATTCCCATAAGTAAG GCTGTAGAAAACCCTACGGCTACTGAGATCCAGGACGTGTGCTCAgcagttggactgaatgcatttctggAG aaaaacaaaatgtactcCAGAGAATGGAACCGCGATGTGCAGTACAGGGGCCGAGTCCGGGTGCAGCTCAAACAGGAGGACGGCAGCCTCTGTCTGGTGCAGTTCCCCTCAC GGAAGTCAGTGATGCTGTATGTAGCAGAAATGATTCCCAAGCTAAAAACAAGGACACAAAAAACCGGCGGTGCTGACCCCAGTCTTCAGCAAGGAGAGGGGAGtaaaaaggggaaggggaagaagaagaaatga